In Candidatus Methylomirabilis sp., the genomic window CGTCAATGCGACCGGCATTGGCCCCCAGGCTGTCGGGGGGCGCACCACCGCCCTGGCGGTGCACATCGAGACGCACCCGGGGCACATTGCCTCGCTGCCGGTGGCCGTGAACCTCCAGTGCCACTCCCACCGGTACCAGGAGGCGGTTCTCTAGCATCCTGGCTTTCCTGGGGAAAGGAGGAGATGCGGATGCCGCCGCCCTGGCCACCGCCGGTGCGCCCCTAGTCCGTAGGCGTCGTGGGAGCCATCCAACTCGAGGGAGAGGTGAAGGAGGGGTCGCGATGACAGCGTTGTGGAGGGTTCTGGCCGGGAGCCTCCTGGCCGTGATGATCGCCGGGTGTGGCCCCGACCTGAAGGCCGAGAACGCAAGCCTGAAGAAGCAGGTGACGGATGCGCAGGCGCAGAACGGCGACCTGAAGGGACAGGTAGAGACCCTGACGAAGGAGAACGCGAGCCTGAAGAAGCAGGTGGCCGACCTGCAGGCCAAGCTGAAGCCGGCGGCGAAGCCGGTGGCCAAGAAGAAGATCTAGCGGGAGGGCGCGGGCGGCGGCGATGCCGCCGCCCGCGCCGCCGTGCGGTGCACCGACTGCATCTGCCCCTGTCGGAGGACGACGTGGCTGCTCTTCGGGCCGGCGACCGGGTCCTGCTCTGCGGAGCCCTCCTGGCGGCCCGGGACGCGGCGCATCAGCGCTTCGCGGAAGCGCTGGGGCGGGGGCAGCCCTTGCCGGTGGACCTGGCGGGCCAGGTGCTCTACTACGTGGGGCCGACCCCGGCCCGCCCGGGGGAGGTGATCGGGTCGGCCGGTCCCACCACCGCCTCGCGGATGGACCCCTTCACCCCGGCGCTGTTGGCCCTCGGGCTCAAGGGGACCATCGGGAAGGGGGGGCGCTCTCCCGAGGTGGTGGAAGCGATGCGCCGCCACCGGGCGGTCTACTTCGGCGCCGTGGGAGGAGCGGGGGCGTTGCTCTCCCGCTGCATCCGCGCGGCGGAGGTCCTGGCCTACGAGGACCTGGGCCCGGAGGCGGTCCGACGCCTGGTGGTGGAGGACTTCCCGGTGATCGTGGTCAACGATATCGAGGGTCGGGACCTGTTCCAGGAGGGGAGGGCCCGGTACCGGCTCGACGGGCCCGGCCGGACGTAGGCCGTCGCGGCCGCGTCAGACCCGGAGGAGGGGACATGAAGACGGACGCCATCCGGCAGCGGGCACCGCTCACGGGGACCGCCGGCCTCACGATGCGAACGGACGCGTGGTGGGTGGAGCCCCTGCTGGTGCTGCTCGTCCTGGGCGGTTTCGTCGTCTACGCCACCTGGGCGGCCCTCCAGAACGCCCATTACCAGTACCAGAACTATCTGTCCCCGTTCTACTCCCCGCTCTTCACCCCTGCCTGGTGGCCGCTCTCCCCGGCCTTCCTGGTCCTGTGGGCGCCGGGAGGCTTCCGGCTCACCTGCTATTATTATCGGAAGGCATACTACCGGGCCTTCCTCTGGGATCCGCCGGCGTGCGCCGTCCGGGAGCCCCGGTCGGACTACCACGGGGAGGCGCGGCCGCCCCTGATCCTGCAGAACGCCCACCGGTATTTCCTCTACGCGTCCGCCCTGGTGCTCGTGTTCCTGTGGGTGGACGCGGTCCACGGATTCATCTTCGACGGGCGGTTCGGCGTTGGGGTCGGGTCCTTCGTCCTCCTGGCGAACGCGGGGCTCCTGTCGCTCTACACCTTCTCCTGCCATTCCTTCCGCCACCTGGTCGGGGGCAATCTGGATTGTTTCTCCACCTGCCCGATCCGCTATCGGGCCTGGCACGGCGTGAGCCGGCTGAACGTGCACCATGCCCTGTGGGCCTGGATCAGCCTCTGGGTCGTCGCGCTGGCGGACCTGTACGTTCGGCTCGTTTCCATGGGCGTGATCCGCGACGTGAGGATCGTCTGATGGATCGTTTTGAGACGCACGAGCATGACGTCCTCGTGATCGGGGCGGGCGGAGCCGGGCTGCGGGCAGCGATCGAGGCGGCGGCCGAGGGCGCCCGGGTTGGTCTCATCTGCAAGTCGCTGCTGGGGAAGGCGCACACGGTCATGGCCGAG contains:
- a CDS encoding Fe-S-containing hydro-lyase — its product is MHRLHLPLSEDDVAALRAGDRVLLCGALLAARDAAHQRFAEALGRGQPLPVDLAGQVLYYVGPTPARPGEVIGSAGPTTASRMDPFTPALLALGLKGTIGKGGRSPEVVEAMRRHRAVYFGAVGGAGALLSRCIRAAEVLAYEDLGPEAVRRLVVEDFPVIVVNDIEGRDLFQEGRARYRLDGPGRT
- a CDS encoding succinate dehydrogenase translates to MKTDAIRQRAPLTGTAGLTMRTDAWWVEPLLVLLVLGGFVVYATWAALQNAHYQYQNYLSPFYSPLFTPAWWPLSPAFLVLWAPGGFRLTCYYYRKAYYRAFLWDPPACAVREPRSDYHGEARPPLILQNAHRYFLYASALVLVFLWVDAVHGFIFDGRFGVGVGSFVLLANAGLLSLYTFSCHSFRHLVGGNLDCFSTCPIRYRAWHGVSRLNVHHALWAWISLWVVALADLYVRLVSMGVIRDVRIV